GCAGTCGGACCGCTTCGAGATAGCCGATCTCGGTCTTGCCGAGGAGAAACTTCCAGAGCTTTTTCGGATTCGTTGCGCCGGCCATCCGGCGATGTTCGTCCATCGCCTTCTCCGCCGCCGACGCATCGAACGGCATCCCGTCTTGCCAATAGAAGGTGAGCGGGTTGATGAGCACGCTCTCGAGAAGTTGCGGATCGCGCAGTTGCACGGCCGATTGGAACGCCGCGTATGCTCCCGAGCAAAGGCCCATCAACACGAAGCGCTCGGCGCCGAAACGGGCACGAAGTTCCGCAAGCGTTAGTTCGACGTCGCGAAACACGGTCGCCGGGTAGGGGTTGTTCTCGTCGCCAAAGTTCTTGGAAACGCTATCTCCGAGCCCTAGCGCATCGATGCGAATCGAGCGGAAGCCCTGCGCCGCGAAGGCACGGGCCATCTGCACGTACAGCCGGCCGGGTCCGACGTGGTTCGCGGCGCCGGAGTTCAACAGCACGATCGTCGGCAAGGCGTTCGTCGGTCCGGCGGTTTCCGTCGGCTCGCAGACCACGCCGAACAAATCGACGTCGCCGCCGAAGCGCAGCAAGCGCTCGCGCACGTTGCCCCAGGTCGGAGTTTCGCCGGTGCCGGTCGTTTGCTGCGCGATGATCGTCTGTTGCGGGCCGAGGCCCGCGCCGTTCAACACGGCCTCGAGCGCCAGCTCGGCCGGGCTTTCGGCACGGATGCGCGTGCCGAGCCACCGCGCGATTTCGGCGACGGTCTGTTGCGGCACTTGGCTGTAATGCGGCTCGGCCATCATTTCGGCAAACCCGGGGAGCGAGATCTGCTCGACCGGAATCTCGAACTGCGCGAAACGCTCGACCAACCGTTTATCGAACGGCCCGACTAAGAGCGCGTGAAGGCAGCTCAGTTCCTTTTGCAACAGATTGCATTTCACGAACTGCCCGGCGGTTTCTTCGCTGATGAGAAAGCCCGCGGCTTCGACGTCGCCGGCCGGAGCGTCGTCCGGACGAGGACGCGACTCGGCCAGTTGCTCGATCGTTTGCATCTGTCGCATATACGACTTGCCGCAAGTCGCCGGAGCCCAGAGGACGAGGTTGTCGCACTCGTCGTGACCGAGGGCCTCGACCGCGAGCATCGCACCCATGCGAAGACCGACGATGCTGACGCGCCGGCAGCCGAGCGTGGTGCGCATCCAGGCGACGGCATCGCGAACGTTCGCGTGCCACGTCGGACGTCGCGAAGCATCGGCA
This region of Planctomycetia bacterium genomic DNA includes:
- a CDS encoding alpha/beta fold hydrolase gives rise to the protein MSTLLLDQTGQLAADSGTRNATTVRTAFYLTSRNEPLCAWLHTARDRAHVDHGVVICAPLGFEQLHANRSLRHLADAIAGQGIPTLRFDWHGTGDSAGSDADASRRPTWHANVRDAVAWMRTTLGCRRVSIVGLRMGAMLAVEALGHDECDNLVLWAPATCGKSYMRQMQTIEQLAESRPRPDDAPAGDVEAAGFLISEETAGQFVKCNLLQKELSCLHALLVGPFDKRLVERFAQFEIPVEQISLPGFAEMMAEPHYSQVPQQTVAEIARWLGTRIRAESPAELALEAVLNGAGLGPQQTIIAQQTTGTGETPTWGNVRERLLRFGGDVDLFGVVCEPTETAGPTNALPTIVLLNSGAANHVGPGRLYVQMARAFAAQGFRSIRIDALGLGDSVSKNFGDENNPYPATVFRDVELTLAELRARFGAERFVLMGLCSGAYAAFQSAVQLRDPQLLESVLINPLTFYWQDGMPFDASAAEKAMDEHRRMAGATNPKKLWKFLLGKTEIGYLEAVRLLGRRIAHRFRKPERGTARSAACAPGIPLAHPTKNDLPADLARVAENGRKLALFLAENDPGYAVMAYQAPRETKQWLKTGDLRLTTIDGGDHTFSRRVPREKLIRAVTAYLQKQYPKQD